The genomic region CGGCTCGCGCCGTCCGCCTTCGCCCAGGAGATGAACCAGGCGTACGGCGTACCGGCGTTGTTGACACCGTTCTGCGCGGTGCCGGTCTTGCCGCCGACCGTCGCGCCCTGGATCGCCGCGTTGGATCCGGTGCCCTGCGTCACCACGTCGACCATCATCTGCTGCAACTGGACGGCCGTGGACGCCTTCATCGCCTGGCGGTAGGACTTCTGGCCGGTACGGCTGACCACCCGGCCGCCCTTGGTCCGGGTCTCGTCCACCAGGTGCGGGTACATCAGGGTCCCCCCGTTCGCCACCGCGGCGGAGACCATCGCCATCTGCAACGGTGTCGCCGTGGTGTTGAACTGCCCGATCGAGGACAGCGCCAGCTGGTCACGGCTCATGTCCGTGTCGAAGTTGCTCCTGGCGACCCCGGAGGGGATCTTCACACCGCTGTCGTTGAAGCCGAAGTTGCCCACCGCGTCGTCCATGCCGTGCAGCCCGACCTCCACCCCGAGGTTGGCCATCACCGTGTTGCAGGAGACCTCGATGGCGTACGCGAGTGACGCGTTCCCGCAGCCGCTCGCCTCGTTGGGGAGGACCGTCGTGGTGTTGGGCAGGGTGTACGGGTCGGGGGTGTCGGTGTCCGCGTTCATGTCGCTGACCACGCCCGAGTCGAGCGCCGCGGCGGCCGTCACGATCTTGAAGGTCGAACCGGGCGGATACGTCTGCCGGATGGCCCGGTTGAGCATCGGCTGCGAGGTGAGGCCGTTCAGCCGGGACCAGGTGCCGGCGACCGCCGGGCCGGTGCCGGACAGCAGCCCCGGATCGTACGAGGGGCTGCTGACCAGTGCCAGGATCTTGCCGGTCGAGGGCTCGATGGCGGCGACCGCACCCCGCCTGCCGCCGAGCCCGTTGTACGCGGCCTCCTGCATCGAGGCCTTGATGGTGGTGGCCACGTTGCCGCCCGGCTGCTGGGCGCGCGTCAGTTCGTTCCAGAGCGGGAAGGGGGCGAGCATCGAGTCGGTGCCGGAGAGGATGCCGTCCTCGGCGTTCTCGATCAGGGTCGTGCCGTACGTCTGCGAGGCGTAGCCGGTGACCGGCGCGTACAGCGGGCCCTGCCGGTACGTCCGCTCGTACCGCAGCTGCTGGCCGGTGTCCTTCGACCCGGTGACGGACGAGCCGCCGACCAGGATGTTGCCGCGTGGCTGTTGGTAACGGGCAATGGTCAGGCGGCGGTTGGCCGGGTTGTTGTCCAGCGAGTCGGCCTGGAAGACCTGCACCCGGGCCGCGTTGACCAGCAGGGCCACCAGGAGCAGCAGACAGCAGGCGGCTGCCCGCCGGATGTAGCGGATCATGACTCGTCCTCCACGATCGGCGCGATGAGCCCGGTCTCCACGTAGTCGAGGTGCGGTCTGCGTGCGGAGTCGCTGATCCGGATGAGCAGCGCCACGATGATCCAGTTGGTGACCAGCGACGAACCGCCCTGTGCGAGGAAGGGCATCGCCATACCGGTCAGCGGGATCAGCCCCATCACCCCGCCCGCGATCACGAAGACCTGGATCGCCAGGATCGAGGAGAGACCGATCGCGAGCAGCCGCCCGAAGGTGTCGCGCAGGGCGAGGCCCGCCCGGTAGCCGCGGGCCACCACCAGTGCGTACAGCAGGAAGATCGCGGAGAGCCCGGCCAGGCCGAGTTCCTCGCCCGCGGTCGCCAGGATGAAGTCCGACTTGACCGCGAAGCCGATGAGGATGGAGTGGCCGAGGCCCAGCCCGGTCCCGAGGATGCCGCCGGCCGCGAAGGAGAACAGCGACTGGGCGAGCTGATTGGCGCCGTGGCCCGCGTCGATCGAGGCGAAGGGGTGCAGCCAGTCGGTGACCCGGCTGCGGATGTGGGGTTCGAGATTGCCGACGACGAACGCGCCGAAGGCGGCCAGCACCATGCCGATGGCGATCCAGCTGCCCCGGCCGGTCGCCACGTACAGCATGATCACGAACAGCCCGAAGAAGAGCAGCGAGGTACCGAGGTCGCGCTCCAGGACGAGGACCCCGACGCTGATCAGCCAGATGGCGAGGATCGGCGCGAACACCCGCATGGTGGGCAGCTGGAGCTTCCAGATCTTACGTCCGGTGTACGAGAGGGCGTTGCGGTTCGCGGCGAGGTACGCGGCGAAGAACACCGCGAGCAGGATCTTCGCGAACTCGCCCGGCTGGATGGAGAATCCGCCGACCCGGATCCAGATCTTCGCGCCGTTCACCGCGGGGAACAGGATCGGGATGATCATCAGCACCAGCGCGACGGCCACCGACAGGTACGCGTACCGCTGGAGGATCCGGTGGTCCCGCAGGAAGAACACGAAGGCGATGAAGAGCGCCACCCCGAGCGTGGACCAGATCAGCTGGGTGGGTGCGGCGGCGTCGCCGGGGGTCTCCAGGTCGAGGCGGTAGATCAGGACCAGGCCGATGCCGTTGAGCAGAACGGCGATCGGCAGCAGCAACGGGTCGGCGTACGGCGCCCGGAAACGCACGGTGAGGTGGGCGACGAGGGCCAGCAGGCCGAGACCCGCGCCGTAGTTCGCGGCATCGGCCGGTACCGCGTCGTGCTTGGCGAGCCCGACGGCGATGTATCCGTACACGGAGATCAGGACGGCGCCGATCAGCAGCACGAGCTCGACGCCCCGCCGCTTCGGCAGGCGTAGTTCCGGCGGGGGAGCGTCCACCGTCGATGCGGTCATGCCAGGAAACGTAGCAAGCCGTTGACGCTATGTCCGCTAATGTCACAGTGCGCCTTATGGTGCGGTGCATCCGCTGCCCGTGGTGCGCACCTCATGCGCCTCGGTGCGCATCCCGTGTCTCGGTTCCCCGTGCGCGCGGGCGCGGCGCCGACGGCCCCGGCATGACGGTGCGCCAGGGCCGCCCGCGGTGACGGGGAGTTCGGCTCACTGCTGGTAAGGGTTCTGCCCCTGCTGCTGCGGCGCGGGCTGGCTGTAACCCTGCTGCGGGCCCTGCGGCTGACCCTGGGTCTGGGCCAGCAACTGGTCGGCCTGCTCCTTGGTCACCCGGTTCTCCACACCGCAGAAGGTGCACTGGGTGGCGAACTTGCTGGAGATGGGGAACAGCGGCACGAAGAACAGCGTGAACTTGGTGACGCGCCTGCGGAGCGTGTGGGCCGACGGATTGCCGCACTGTCCGCACACCAGCGTCATTATCGCCAACTGGTAGAGATAGCCTCTGGTACCGAAAATGATCATGTTTGGTCCCCTCCTGGTCGGTAATTGCGGTACACCGTAGCCGGGTTCCCGCCCCTCCGGCGCCCCCGATGTCCGGTGGCCGGACGCGCCTGCCGCATCCCGGTCCGATCCGGGCGAAACGCCCTACGGGCGGGGCAGGGGCCGGGCCCGGTTGAGATTGATCAGCGGGCCGAGCAGATCTCCGTACCGCTGGAGCCGGGGGCCGATGTCGCCGATCAGGAAGACCAGGTCGGCGGGGTCCGCGGCCCCCTCGACCTCCTCCCAGGTCACCGGGGCGGAGACGGTCGGCCGCGACCGGGCCCGCAGGGTGTAGGGGGCCGCCGTGGTCTTCGCCGCCGCGTTCTGACTGTGGTCCACGAAGACCTTGCCGGGCCGCAGCGCCCGCGTCATCCGGTGGAGCGCCAGACCGGGCAGCGCGGCCTCGGCCTCGACGGCCAGCCCCTTGGCGTACGCCGAGACCTCGTCGGACGGGGTCGGCTCCAGCGGCGCGAGCAGATGCAGGCCCTTGGAGCCCGAGGTCTTCGCGTACAGGGACAGCCCGTCGGCCGCCACCCGCTCGCGCAGCCACAGCGCCACCGCGCAGCACTCGATCGCGGTGGCCGGGGGCCCGGGGTCCAGATCGAGGACCAGCCGGTCGGCGCGGGCCGGGGAATCGGCCTGCCACTGCGGGGTATGGAATTCCACCACCAGATTCGCCGCCCACATCAGGCTCGACAGATCCTGTACGAGGACCTGCTCCGCATCCCTGGACCGGGAGCGCGGCACCTCCGCGGTCCGCACCCAGCCGGGTGTTCCGGGCGGCACGTTCTTGGTGAAGAACAGCTGGCCGTCGGGGCCGTCCGGGTAGCGCAGGAACGACACCGGCCGGTTGTGCAGATGCGCGAGCAGGGCGCCCGCGGTACTCGCGCAGTAGTGCAGGACCTCGCCCTTCGTGGTGCCCGTGGACGGGTACAGGACCTTGTCGAGGCGGGTCAGCGGAAGCCGTCGCCCCTCCACCTCGGTGATCGGGGACATACGATGAGAGTCCCACAAAGCATGACAAAACGGATTCATGAACGTGCAAACGTTCGAATCCCTCGCCGGTCCGCTGCTCCACCGCTCGAATGGGAGACATCGTGCGATCCATATGGAACGGGGCCATCTCCTTCGGCCTGGTCAGCATTCCGAT from Streptomyces sp. NBC_01267 harbors:
- a CDS encoding penicillin-binding transpeptidase domain-containing protein, with protein sequence MIRYIRRAAACCLLLLVALLVNAARVQVFQADSLDNNPANRRLTIARYQQPRGNILVGGSSVTGSKDTGQQLRYERTYRQGPLYAPVTGYASQTYGTTLIENAEDGILSGTDSMLAPFPLWNELTRAQQPGGNVATTIKASMQEAAYNGLGGRRGAVAAIEPSTGKILALVSSPSYDPGLLSGTGPAVAGTWSRLNGLTSQPMLNRAIRQTYPPGSTFKIVTAAAALDSGVVSDMNADTDTPDPYTLPNTTTVLPNEASGCGNASLAYAIEVSCNTVMANLGVEVGLHGMDDAVGNFGFNDSGVKIPSGVARSNFDTDMSRDQLALSSIGQFNTTATPLQMAMVSAAVANGGTLMYPHLVDETRTKGGRVVSRTGQKSYRQAMKASTAVQLQQMMVDVVTQGTGSNAAIQGATVGGKTGTAQNGVNNAGTPYAWFISWAKADGASRPAVAVAVVVEDASANRADISGGGFAAPIARAVMQAALGR
- a CDS encoding FtsW/RodA/SpoVE family cell cycle protein, translated to MTASTVDAPPPELRLPKRRGVELVLLIGAVLISVYGYIAVGLAKHDAVPADAANYGAGLGLLALVAHLTVRFRAPYADPLLLPIAVLLNGIGLVLIYRLDLETPGDAAAPTQLIWSTLGVALFIAFVFFLRDHRILQRYAYLSVAVALVLMIIPILFPAVNGAKIWIRVGGFSIQPGEFAKILLAVFFAAYLAANRNALSYTGRKIWKLQLPTMRVFAPILAIWLISVGVLVLERDLGTSLLFFGLFVIMLYVATGRGSWIAIGMVLAAFGAFVVGNLEPHIRSRVTDWLHPFASIDAGHGANQLAQSLFSFAAGGILGTGLGLGHSILIGFAVKSDFILATAGEELGLAGLSAIFLLYALVVARGYRAGLALRDTFGRLLAIGLSSILAIQVFVIAGGVMGLIPLTGMAMPFLAQGGSSLVTNWIIVALLIRISDSARRPHLDYVETGLIAPIVEDES
- a CDS encoding zinc-ribbon domain-containing protein — translated: MIIFGTRGYLYQLAIMTLVCGQCGNPSAHTLRRRVTKFTLFFVPLFPISSKFATQCTFCGVENRVTKEQADQLLAQTQGQPQGPQQGYSQPAPQQQGQNPYQQ
- the ligD gene encoding non-homologous end-joining DNA ligase, which translates into the protein MSPITEVEGRRLPLTRLDKVLYPSTGTTKGEVLHYCASTAGALLAHLHNRPVSFLRYPDGPDGQLFFTKNVPPGTPGWVRTAEVPRSRSRDAEQVLVQDLSSLMWAANLVVEFHTPQWQADSPARADRLVLDLDPGPPATAIECCAVALWLRERVAADGLSLYAKTSGSKGLHLLAPLEPTPSDEVSAYAKGLAVEAEAALPGLALHRMTRALRPGKVFVDHSQNAAAKTTAAPYTLRARSRPTVSAPVTWEEVEGAADPADLVFLIGDIGPRLQRYGDLLGPLINLNRARPLPRP